The genomic DNA ATCTACATTGCAACCATGGCCGGGAACATCCTCATCGCAGTACTTGTTGTGACTGttcagcaccttcacaccccgATGTACTTCTTTCTAGgaaacttgtcctgcttggagacctgctacacttCAATCATCATGCCCAGCTTTCTGGTCAGTCTCCTGACTGAGGACAGAACCATTTCATTTAATGGGTGTCTcacacaatattttttctttagttCTATGGTTTCCACGGAATGCCTTCTCTTATCAGTGATGTCTTATGATAGGTATCTAGCGATATGCAATCCAATGCACTATGCAACCCGTATGAGTGGCAGGTTATACCTCCAGCTTGCAGGTGGCTCTTGGACAGGTGGCTTCCTATGTAGTGGCATAATAACTTTGTCAATATTCCAGTTAACTTTCTGTGGCTCGAATGGtattgaccatttcttttgtgatctTATCCCCCTGATAAAGCTTTCCTGCAatgatcctcagctgatggaaatCTTGCTTTTCACACTATGCTTGATTTTCTTAGTGGTCCCATTCCTACTTACCTTGATGTCCTACATCTGCATCATTGTGACCATCCTAAGAATCCCTTCCACCACGGGGAggaaaaaggccttttccacctgctcctcccacctcattgtggtttccattttttatggaACTCTATTGATTGTCTATATGTTCCCAACAACCAACACACTGAGAGACTTCAAGAAAGTTCTCTCTGTCGTCTACACTGTCCTGACTCCTCTGGTCAATCCcctgatctacagcctgagaaacaaagaggtcaagGAGGCTCTGAGGAAAGCTAGCAGGAAGTTCATGTTTGGATGATGCTAATTGATTAGTTTCCGTAGGTTAAAAACAAATAGATGTACCCTGGGCTGGTTTGCGGACTGAATCGAAACGTGCTGTAGTCTATAGTTGTGTTGCCATTAGCTTCACTGGGCTTCCTGTCATGCATTTCAGAATCACAGCCATGGGAGAACATGGACACAGATAGACCTCTCTAATCCTATGACTCCATTCTTTTTAGGACCTTTATAAGATGCCACGGATGGGTACTACTGGGGTGGTGGGAGTTTGTGCTCAGTGAGAGGGTGCCAGCAAAATGGACTCAGCTGGAATGCTGAGCAGCCATTGTAGGGTGAGAGAatactttccctctctctctccctatatatatatacacacacacaaaatgtgtgATTCTTACATTATAAAAATATAGGATTGCAATGTCTGCATGGAACTCCAGTATTAGACAACTGTATAGCTAACTTTtatttcttagggtatgtctacactatgagattactccaattttacagaatttgatttttggcAACAAATTgcataaagtcaagtgcatgcagccacaccaagcacattaattcggcattGTGAATccatagtaccgaggctagcgtcgacttccagagtgttgcattgtgggtagctatcccatagttcctgtagtctctcccacccattgaaattctgggttgagatcccaatgcctgatgaggcaaaaaacattgtcgcgggtggttctgggtacatgttgccAGCCCCTgtttccctctgtgaaagcaacagcagacaatcatttcacaccttttttcctggttaCTGTGCAGACGCCATCCCACGGGAAGCATGGATCTCGCACAGCTGACCGTCACTgtaagtctcctgggtgctgacAGACGTGAGACTGCAtgactacacagcagcagctcattgccttttggcagcagatggtgcattaggaCTGAAAGTCATCGTCATCATACAGAGATGGGAGTGACTTAGCCAGGTCATTTctcatcttctgccgagcacccaggagatgatgatggctagcagtcaaactgctctgctgccagcctaagatgtaaaagatagatggagtggatcaaaacaagaagtagaccagatttgttttgtattcattgcTTCCCACCTCCTTccatgaaatcaacagcctgctaaacccaggcttttgagttcaatccttgagggggccattgtgtgtgacagtttgtgtttcttcttgatgcaaAACCTCCGCCTTtgtggattttaattccctgtaagccatgttgtcaatcacccctccctctgtcagagcaacggcagaaaATTGTTTTGCGCATTTTTTCAGTGCAGataccataccatggcaagcatggagcccgctcagctcaactCAACaatcatgaacattgtaaacacctcgagcattatcgtgcagtttatgctgaaccagaacctggaAAACCAGGTGAAGAGGAGGTGGCAACTGCAGCgcagcgacaagagtgatgaggacatggacacagaattctctcaaaccgcgggccctaGCGCTTtcgagatcatgctggtaatggggcaggttctagccctggaatgctgattctgggcccaggaaacaagcacagactagtgggaccgcatagtgttgcaggtgtgggacaaaactttcgcatgcgtaagggcactttcatggaaattTGTGACTTacttttccctgccctgaagctccagaataccaagatgagagcagcccccaCAGTTGAGATGctagtggcaatagccctgtagcagcttgcaatgccagacagctactggtcagctgggaatcaatttggagtgggcaaatctactgtgggggctgctgtgatgcaagtagccaaacaATCACTGAGCAGCTGCTACCAAAGataatgactctgggaaatgtgcaggtcatagtggatggctgtgctgcaatgggattccctaactatgGTGGGGCGATGCatggaacccatgtccctatcttggcactggaccaccagggcagccagtacataaactgcaagaggtacttttcattggtgctgcaagcactggtggatcacaagggatgtttcaccaacatcaacgtgggatggccaagAACGGTCTGTTTAAATAGCTACAGCaggggatttacttcccagactagaaattaactgttggggatgttgacatgcctatagttatccttggggacccagcctaccccttaatgccatgactcttgaaaccatacacaggtagcctggacagcagtcaggggctgttcaactacaggctgagcaagtgcagaatggtgtagaatgtgcatttggacatttaaagggacactggcgCACGTTACtaacttgctcagacctcagccaaaccaatattcctATTGTTATTGCAGTtttctgtgtgctccacaatctctgtgagagtaagggggagatgctTATGGCAGGGTAGGAAGTTAAGGTaaattgcctggccactgattacgtgaAGCCAGacacgattagaagagcacactagGAAGCACtgtacatcagagaagctttgaaaaccagtttcaggactggccaggctacagtgtgaaagttctgtttgttccttcttgatgaaaacccgccccctcaattgactcattccctgtaagccacccaccttCCCTCTTCAATCACAgcttgcttgcaaaggaaataaagtccctatcatttaaaaaccatgtattctttattagttgattataaaaatagggagagaaatgacaagggtgtgggaggaggtgaggagggaaggaaaaggcctctTCAAAACttgttgcttgggctgtccattggggtggagtggcagggtgcacggagcctcccccactaccctgtgttcttgggcatctggctgAGGAGGCTATGAAACTTGGGGAGGTGGAAGGGCAGTTAAACAGGGGCTGAAGTGGCACtctctgatcctgctgccattcctgaagctccaccagaagcCAGAGAATGTCTGTTTGATCCCACAGTAGCCCCAGTGCTgcctcctgcctcctctgatcttcctgctgccacctctcatctcatgcgtccctcctgtcctcatgttcattgGCTGTTTTtctgtactgtgatactgtgtctTTGCACTCATTCAAATAAGCTCTTTCATTGAGGGTTgactgcatgatctcagagaacatttcatcacgcgtgtgtcatggtataatcccccactctgaaccttagcgtccaaaaggtggggtacaagcatgaattcctctaagctcaattaccagcttagtacttgtagcgctgccatcaaccaggaattccagtccctggtacactctggtccccccaaaacctggcccggggacccccaagacccagaccctctggatcttaacacaaggaaagtaaaccctttccctcaccgttgcctctcccagacttcccctccctgggttaccctggaagatcactgtgattcaaactcgttgaatcttaaaacagaaaggagaatccaccttcccccttccttctctctccccctcccagactctccctgagagagagagagagagagagagagagagagagagagagagagagagatcctaacacagagagaaaattaacctctgtctctcccttccctcctttctccccaccaattccctggtgaatccagacccagtcccctgtggtttcaccagaataaaaaaaaaatcaggttcttaaataagaaaagcttttaattaaagaaagaaaaacagtaaaaattatctttgtaaatttaagatggaatatgttacagggtctttcggctatagacactgggaataccctcccagcctaagtatacaagtacaaattaaaatcctttcagccaaatacacatttgaaaataaagaaaacaaacataagcctaactcacctgatcacctagtacttactattttaaatctataagaacctgtatcaggaagattggagagaaacctggttgcacgtctggtcactctcagaacccagagagaacaaccaccaaaaactaacagcacacaaaaaacttccctccctcaagatttgaaagtatcttgtcccctgattggccctctggtcaggtgacagccaggctcactgaactgtgttaaccctttacaggcaaaagagacatgaagtacttctgttctattaacccttaactatctgtttatgacacgcccccaaattgctgacagtgtggaaccacactggcagtgatttctccctagaactctagaataaacagatcaataaacacatgcacccttacatatgccactagttatgtaaaactacaagattcttcacattgtaaggacaatttttaaccagttgattttgagaaactttcacgggagagtgcatcaactccttgatctgttgccgctgcagatgttcccgggttgtggagaggtttgCCTCTTTCACGCCACCATTACttttccctttgtagtagacatcgtcaggccactcagcgtcatctcctccctgggctgtaaactgacaaacctgtaagtctctagaataaaagggcttgagagaattaatgtggtacactctgggctttagggaggaattgggaaatgttatgaggtagttaacagctcctaggcgcttttggaccatgaatggcccttcccatgatgcttccattttatgggcctgttgcgccttcaagaccataacctggtctcctaccttgaaagaatgctctctggtatgtctatcatagcaggccttttgctctttttgagcatcctttaggttttctttagctagggctaaagagtgtcggaggatgTTTtttaggttgcttacaaagtccagaatgttaattcCTAGAGAgagtgtaaacccctcccattgctgcttcaccaactgtagtggccctttaacctcgtggccatacacaagctcaaatggtgaaaaccttaaactgggatgtggtacagccctgtaagcaaaaagcaactgctgcaacactaggtcccagtcattggagtgttcattcacaaatttacgtatcatggcccccaaagttccattaaatttttccaccaggccattggtttgatggtggtacggagtggcaactaagtgattcaccccatgagtctcccacagttctttcatggtcccagccaggaaattagtccctgaatctgtaaggatgtcggagggccaacctaccctggcaaaaatgtctgttagggcctggcacacagttttagccctggtgttgcctagagctactgcttccggccgtcgggtagcaaagtccacgaaagtcagtatgtactgctttcctctgggtgtcttttttgggaaaggacccagaatatgcacagctactcgctgaaacgggacctcaattatgaggagtggctggagaggggccttgacctggtcttggggctttcccactttttggcacacctcacaagaccggacataattggcaatgtccttgcccatcccctcccagtggaaggacttctccaacctgtctttggttctgttcaccccagcatggtcactgggatgatcatgggctaagcttaagagcttcccccgatatttagttggaaccaccaactgtttgtgGATGCCTGTCTTCCCggatgtccaccagaaagagtctccttgtataaaagtccttgttctataacaaaccgggatcggttagaagagctgagaggtggtggggtgctctgtgccgctgTCCAAGCTTTCtggaggctgtcatctgcttcctgctcagtctggaactgtttgctggaggctggagactgcagttctcccttagactgtggacttgggcttggtcctttgggaagtgatgtaggtgatggggttgttttcgtggctggtgaaccgctctttgctggtgcaccaggtggtatttcaagCTCTGGCCGAGCCTCTTgggaatggttgtctgctgcttctgccagttcaggctctctggcgccctctggcattggggttgaagatgcgtttgcaagcgctggcgtcagtgctggcaatggttctggtgctggttgcattTCCAGGTCCAGGTCTGGGACtagaagtactgtggctgttgcagtcgttggcaggggatctgggtctctgctaacacagacggggcccctgtggatggctcaggaacaaggatgggtctggaagcttggctagcttggctgcatgtaaccattcccactctcttggcctgctttacctggttggccatgtcttcccccagtagcatggggacgtgataattgtcgtagactgcaaaagtccacattcctgaccagcctttgtactggacaggcagttcagcagtaggtaagtctacagcttgtgacgtgaaagggtaaattgtcacttgggcctttgggttgatgaatttggggtccacgaaggattggtggatagctgacacttgtgctcccgcgtctctccacgcgataaccttctttctgcccactctcaaagtttcccttctctccaagtgcatttgagaggcatctgggcctggggatctttggtgtgatggtggtgtaatgaactgcactcggttggggttctttgggcagttggcctttatatgtcccagttcactacatttaaagcatcgcccagctgactgatcactgggccgaggtgggttactttagattggtgaggtgagagaatagggtgttggcggctttccttgggttgtaggtggggtcttgggttgccctcgggtatagggtttgtcggtgtgacccctgtgGTATTTGCAtcccttgatagtagctcttctctttcctgcctcttccacctatctggctccaatctccccagccTCAGTTACTGTTTTGGGccttccatctaggatgtacctttttttctcctcaggaacaccctctaagaactgctccaattgtattaggaggtgcatgtcgtccagagatttaacgttggctcctgatatccaggcattataattctttccaatgtggtaggcatgtcgggtgaatgacacatcaggtttccaccttagggctctgaacctccgaagggcatgctcaggtgttagccgcattctgattctggccttggtttgaaaaagtttataattgttcatgttctccttaggcatttcagccgccacctctgctaggggtccactgagcagtggcctcagctctatcatgtactggtcttcagtgatgctgtacccatgccaggtcctttcaaaattttctaggaaggcctcagtgtcatcatctgccttgtaggtgggaaatttcttgggatgtggaacaataactggagaagggttgctaggatcggctgtgttcttctgcttagcctgtgttaattccagttcatgctttctctttttccctctctctttcccactcccttttatctccagctctctcctgtgagcagtctctttgttttcttgttctcttttgtgggccgcctctctttctcttagctccatttctttttctctcagttccatctctttgttttatttctagttttgtttctttccatgtctcgcttgtggtctgcgtctttgatttgtccctctgcctccagttttgcccgttcctgtttcagggtgtccttggtagtcatggtttctgctttcttgtgtggGGGgaccctctgctgtttactgtctgaaatgctgcttttctgttgtcTTCTTCAGGTtacttagcaacagagtctttttttttaactccttctacctagttATTCCCgtcagagttagaaagaaaaaaaccattcatttgcaaatgtgttttgctggtgtatggtgactcacaactggagtcccttcgttaaaccctaatgcctttgccttcagagtactcagaagggagagaccaaaaaaacttgcagacttttgcttttaaaaacaatctcctctagcctgctttacacacagctagcagggaaagtgaaagaaaaaaatcctactggcttttgcttctaatcccaaacctcagtctgcctgcagatagctagcaaggagagaaataaaaacctcactggcttttggattctatcttatctatctatcccacacgctgcacaccatgtcatggtataattccccaatctgaaccttagcatccaaaagatgaggtaccagcatgaattcctctaagctcaattaccagcttagtacttgtagcactgccaccaaccaggaattccagtccctggtacactctggtccccccaaaaccttgcccggggacccccaagacccagaccttctggatcttaacacaaagaacgtaaaccctttccctcgccattgcctctcccaggcttcccctccctgggttaccctggaagatcactgtgattcaaactccttgaatcttaaaacagagaggaaaattcaccttcttctctctcccctcccagactcttcctgagagagaaagtaatcggaacacagagagaaaattaacttctCATGAcagcatgcatttttttttaccgccttatctgagagacttcgggatggaggagggaggcttgaaaaagttacagctgcatgagggagagaaaaaagggagagaagtatttaaaaagatacattttacagaacaatgagtatactctttcacggtgaacaacattATTCGCATTACATAGCAcgtgtgatttcagtacaaggttgcattttgcatcttaatgttgagtgcctgtggctttggtgtcaGAGATCACAGACAAAggtccaggcaacagaatttggcttgtatgcggccatggtaagccattgtctttcggcttctgcaaccttcataaaagcagcgccctccttttccataccaagcaaagcTCATTGAGTGCTGCGGTTTTCATCTTAACAtgtagcagcagaaaccaaactacgccccctccagttctctgggatgatcactttacccctcccccaactgcatgactggtatcagggaagatccctgctacaCAAATGCGAACAGCTCAGCACCAATGCCCCCATCCCCCGCCCACTGTTTGGCTAACTGcggggaggatttcttttcagctacaggcaaacagcccagtaggaacagtcacctctgtccccttaattaaattcctgtatttcaaccagaTTACCATGAACAacatcactctcctgagggtaacacagcaagataaagaacagatgttgcttgaatgccagcaaacaccagcacCATACAGTGTCAAGCTTTGtaatgcagtgataccagattacttgatactagcatggcatggtaaagtgtcctaccatggaggatggaataaggctgccctccccagaaaccttctgcaaaggcatttggagtatctccaggagagcttcatggagatgtccctggaggatttccgctccatccccagacacattaacagacttttccagtagctgtactggctgcaaatgcatcccaagtcctcagggcaaattaatcattaaaaacacttgcttttaaaccatgttttatatttacaaaggtacaatcACCAGGGGTCTCTTCTCCAGCTTCATGGTCGGGGATAccaccttgggagggttgggaggctaTTACAGTCAtggtgagaaaaagatcctggctgttggggagaacggtgtgctgtgtgctctcctcaagctcatcttccttctcctcctcctcatcttccctgtcagcagaatcctcaggcatggctaagATTACCTCCTCCTCAGAATCCACGGTCAGGGATGGAGTAGTGGTGGTAGCcctcccctagaattgcatgcaagTCAGCGTAGAAATagcatgtctgcggctctgcaCCAGAACGTCCATTTGCATTTTTGATTTTCTGGCacacttgtctgagctccttaactttcatgcggcactgtagtgagtccctattgtggcctctctccatcatgcccttggagattttttcaaatgttttgtcattCCATCTTTTGGAACTTAGTTCTGCTAGTATGGgatcatctccccatacagcgatcagatccagtacctcccgtacggtccatgctggagatctttttcgattctcagactgcatggttacccATGCTGATCAGCTATGCATGGTCATCTGCGCTGCTCAGCTCtccacactgagcaaacaggaaatgaaattcaaaatttcaaggggcttttcttgtctacctggccagtgcatccgagttcagattgctgtccagagcggtcacaatggtgcactgtgggatagctctgggaggccaatactgtcaaattgcatccacactaaccctaatttgaaccaGCAATGTccatttcagcactactcccttcctcagggaggagtacagaaatcaattttaagagccctttatgtcaaagTAAATGGCTTCATTGTATGGATGGGTGCAGGGCTAATTCAATTTAAAgcagctaaatttgacctaaacttatAGTGTAGACAAAGACTTAGTGTCTTTCATCCCCAGGCTTCTTTCCAGAGGAACAGAAAAGCAAAAGGAAACCCTCTAACCTGTGCCACAGAACGACACCAGCCCAGGCCACTTATTTGCCCATTTTCAACAATGACTTAAGGCCAGTTTTTCAAGATACTTGGgtgcccagtgggattttcaaaagcttctgGCCACCTCGCTTGCCAGATAGGGACAAGCAGGTGAGTCAGGCAGGGGAACTCCTATCTCCCCTAGGTCCATACATCACTCTGGGGCTTTGGAGACTGGGTGCCTGGTGTAGGGCTGCAGGGGGCATGTCCAGAGGCAGAGACATAGGGGCCTACAACCCTTTTACTGCAAACACTTAGCTTCCTACAGGGTTTGCTGGCAGCTGAGCAGGATTGTGTGAATCCCAGGGGCCCAGACTCTGTGATTCAGAGGCCTAAAGGGGAAGCTTTGTGATTCTAGCCCTAGCTCCACATTCTTATCCTCACGTTATAGCTGGAAAATGAAGGCAGAAAGATGTGACGTGACCTGCCCAGACTCACTCACTGGGCTAGTGGCACGGACAGGAAAAGAAATCAGCTATccagagtcctagtccagtgcactGTCCACTCCACTATGTCCAGTTGTAATTGACAAAGGCACCTAACGGTGTGAGGTGTCCAACTCCCATTCGCTGTCCATAGAATTTGGGCACCTAAGATCAGCCTCTTATGGGAAAACACAGCCTGTATATTTAGACCCAAACCAATGTCCTGAGAATTCCTTCAACTCCCAGGCGATGTTTTCCACCACTTCCTTCTCATGTTTTACCATTTTCTCAGTGACTCTAAtaaccatgtgtcataaacagatggttaagagttaattcccctttt from Gopherus flavomarginatus isolate rGopFla2 chromosome 12, rGopFla2.mat.asm, whole genome shotgun sequence includes the following:
- the LOC127032141 gene encoding olfactory receptor 10A3-like → MMNPEQENQTSITEFNLLGFSTLPELQILLFLLFLVIYIATMAGNILIAVLVVTVQHLHTPMYFFLGNLSCLETCYTSIIMPSFLVSLLTALIKLSCNDPQLMEILLFTLCLIFLVVPFLLTLMSYICIIVTILRIPSTTGRKKAFSTCSSHLIVVSIFYGTLLIVYMFPTTNTLRDFKKVLSVVYTVLTPLVNPLIYSLRNKEVKEALRKASRKFMFG